A stretch of Anaeromyxobacter dehalogenans 2CP-1 DNA encodes these proteins:
- a CDS encoding sensor histidine kinase, producing MTLRGKLALAFSLFAAVPLAATLVPVSRALGRALTTEHAARLDGAAAAVQKELARLGEHAAGAVADLARAPELEAFARDRSADGAELAEAAARAGEWMGPRGLDVLAVLEPDGRVVSSGHLPGRAGDPDPELGDLPDAVRPGRAVPRVVSRAGPEGVEPVLALVAWAPGPGDPPLRVAGGVALTEARAARLAALTGGAVVIRSADGEVVAAASAEAPGPARGWRRLRLLFGGLSAAPRRTIPLGPSEAPVARVEVSLASEGLARAETTVLLAFLGALAAGVAAAAALGAVVAARITRPLEGLRAAAARVAGGDLAARVEVRAGGEVGELVRAFNAMTQDLAQGRARLAQAERIAAWREVARRLAHEIKNPLTPIAMSVETLREAHAQGRADFPEIFDEGTQAIGEEVRRLKRIVDEFSRFARLPAPERSEVPAEELASAVLALFPAAPAGVEVERAIAPDLPAVLADRDQVMQVLLNLVRNALDAMPSGGRLRLVARSDGDAVAFEVSDSGAGIAPADLERVFEPYFTTKPGGTGLGLAIARRIAEEHGGSLEAASPPGAGATFTLRLPVAAAAVRQAPGA from the coding sequence ATGACGCTCCGCGGGAAGCTCGCGCTCGCGTTCTCGCTGTTCGCGGCGGTGCCGCTCGCCGCCACGCTCGTGCCCGTGTCGCGGGCGCTCGGGCGCGCGCTCACCACCGAGCACGCCGCCCGCCTGGACGGCGCCGCGGCCGCCGTGCAGAAGGAGCTGGCGCGCCTCGGCGAGCACGCGGCCGGGGCGGTGGCCGACCTGGCGCGGGCGCCGGAGCTGGAGGCGTTCGCGCGGGACCGGTCGGCGGACGGCGCCGAGCTCGCGGAGGCGGCGGCGCGCGCCGGCGAGTGGATGGGGCCGCGCGGCCTGGACGTGCTCGCGGTGCTGGAGCCGGACGGGCGGGTGGTCTCGTCGGGTCACCTGCCCGGCCGCGCCGGCGATCCCGACCCGGAGCTGGGCGACCTCCCCGACGCGGTGCGCCCCGGGCGCGCGGTGCCCCGGGTCGTCTCGCGGGCCGGGCCGGAGGGCGTGGAGCCGGTGCTGGCGCTGGTGGCCTGGGCGCCGGGGCCGGGCGATCCGCCGCTGCGGGTCGCCGGCGGCGTGGCGCTCACCGAGGCCCGCGCGGCCCGCCTGGCCGCGCTGACCGGCGGCGCGGTGGTGATCCGCTCGGCGGACGGCGAGGTGGTGGCGGCCGCGTCGGCGGAGGCGCCCGGGCCGGCGCGCGGCTGGCGGCGGCTGCGCCTGCTGTTCGGCGGGCTCTCCGCCGCGCCCCGCCGCACGATCCCGCTCGGCCCGTCCGAAGCCCCGGTCGCGCGGGTCGAGGTGTCGCTCGCGTCCGAGGGGCTGGCCCGCGCCGAGACCACGGTCCTGCTCGCGTTCCTGGGCGCGCTCGCGGCGGGCGTGGCGGCCGCGGCCGCGCTGGGCGCGGTGGTGGCGGCGCGCATCACCCGGCCGCTGGAGGGGCTGCGGGCCGCGGCCGCGCGGGTCGCCGGCGGGGACCTGGCCGCGCGGGTCGAGGTCCGCGCCGGTGGCGAGGTGGGCGAGCTGGTCCGGGCGTTCAACGCCATGACGCAGGACCTGGCGCAGGGGCGCGCCCGGCTGGCGCAGGCGGAGCGCATCGCCGCCTGGCGCGAGGTGGCCCGCCGGCTGGCGCACGAGATCAAGAACCCGCTCACGCCCATCGCGATGAGCGTGGAGACGCTCCGCGAGGCGCACGCGCAGGGGCGCGCCGACTTCCCCGAGATCTTCGACGAGGGCACGCAGGCGATCGGCGAGGAGGTCCGGCGCCTGAAGCGGATCGTGGACGAGTTCAGCCGCTTCGCCCGCCTGCCCGCGCCGGAGCGCAGCGAGGTGCCGGCGGAGGAGCTGGCGTCCGCGGTGCTGGCGCTGTTCCCGGCGGCGCCGGCGGGCGTCGAGGTCGAGCGGGCCATCGCGCCCGACCTCCCGGCGGTGCTGGCCGACCGCGACCAGGTCATGCAGGTGCTGCTCAACCTGGTCCGGAACGCGCTCGACGCCATGCCGTCCGGAGGCCGGCTGCGCCTGGTGGCGCGCAGCGACGGGGATGCGGTGGCGTTCGAGGTGTCCGACTCCGGCGCGGGGATCGCGCCGGCCGACCTGGAGCGGGTGTTCGAGCCCTACTTCACCACCAAGCCCGGCGGCACGGGGCTCGGGCTCGCCATCGCGCGCCGCATCGCCGAGGAGCACGGCGGCTCGCTCGAGGCGGCGTCCCCGCCCGGCGCAGGCGCGACGTTCACGCTGAGGCTGCCGGTCGCCGCGGCGGCGGTGCGGCAAGCGCCGGGCGCGTGA
- a CDS encoding NCS2 family permease, whose translation MTAPASALDRFFGLRARGTTVRREILAGTTTFMTMAYILFVNPEILGNAAGAGHFAAILTSTALVAAVMTAAMGLFANLPLALASGMGLNAVVAFGLVLGKKLTYPQAMGVIVAEGLLITLLVATGLRQAVVRAVPMTLKRAIGIGIGLFLAIIGFKGAGFISAGGALLQLGPEGAAGRLAGFPVVLFALTLVFTAWLVSRGVRGALLIGIAVSTAVAVAAKAAFGGAGFAPHVANLPSSIFGLPDFSMLGQVDFSFVTVLGWLAASLAVFSIMLSDFFDTVGTVVAVGQEAKYLDENGNFPRASTVLMVDSLAAIAGGLAGASSATTYVESAAGAASGGRTGLTSVTTAALFALCLFISPLAGIVPPQATGAVLVLVGYMMMRDVGSIAWDDPTESIPAFLTVTVMPFTYSITNGIGAGFVSYVLLKLAGGKARQVHPLMIGASIAFVVYFAIGG comes from the coding sequence GTGACCGCTCCCGCCTCCGCCCTCGATCGCTTCTTCGGCCTCCGCGCCCGCGGCACCACCGTGCGGCGCGAGATCCTGGCCGGCACCACCACCTTCATGACGATGGCGTACATCCTGTTCGTGAACCCGGAGATCCTCGGGAACGCGGCGGGCGCGGGCCACTTCGCGGCCATCCTCACCTCGACGGCGCTGGTGGCCGCGGTCATGACCGCGGCCATGGGGCTGTTCGCGAACCTGCCGCTCGCGCTCGCCTCGGGCATGGGGCTGAACGCGGTGGTGGCGTTCGGGCTGGTGCTGGGCAAGAAGCTCACCTACCCGCAGGCCATGGGCGTCATCGTGGCGGAGGGCCTGCTCATCACGCTGCTGGTCGCCACCGGCCTGCGCCAGGCGGTGGTGCGCGCGGTGCCGATGACGCTGAAGCGCGCCATCGGCATCGGCATCGGCCTGTTCCTCGCCATCATCGGCTTCAAGGGCGCCGGCTTCATCTCGGCGGGCGGCGCGCTGCTGCAGCTCGGGCCCGAGGGCGCCGCGGGCCGCCTGGCCGGGTTCCCGGTGGTGCTGTTCGCGCTCACGCTCGTGTTCACCGCCTGGCTCGTGTCGCGCGGCGTGCGCGGCGCCCTGCTCATCGGCATCGCGGTCTCCACCGCGGTGGCGGTGGCCGCGAAGGCGGCGTTCGGCGGCGCGGGCTTCGCCCCGCACGTCGCGAACCTGCCCAGCTCGATCTTCGGCCTGCCCGACTTCTCCATGCTCGGCCAGGTGGACTTCTCGTTCGTGACGGTCCTCGGCTGGCTCGCGGCCTCCCTGGCGGTCTTCTCGATCATGCTCTCCGACTTCTTCGACACGGTCGGCACCGTGGTCGCGGTGGGCCAGGAGGCGAAGTACCTGGACGAGAACGGCAACTTCCCCCGCGCCAGCACGGTGCTGATGGTGGACTCCCTCGCCGCGATCGCGGGCGGGCTCGCCGGCGCCAGCTCGGCGACGACCTACGTGGAGAGCGCCGCGGGCGCGGCCTCCGGCGGCCGCACCGGGCTCACCTCGGTGACCACGGCAGCGCTGTTCGCGCTGTGCCTCTTCATCTCGCCGCTCGCCGGCATCGTCCCGCCGCAGGCCACCGGGGCGGTGCTGGTGCTGGTCGGCTACATGATGATGCGCGACGTCGGCTCCATCGCCTGGGACGATCCCACCGAGTCGATCCCCGCGTTCCTGACGGTGACCGTGATGCCGTTCACCTACTCCATCACGAACGGCATCGGCGCCGGGTTCGTCTCCTACGTGCTCCTGAAGCTCGCCGGCGGCAAGGCGCGCCAGGTCCACCCGCTCATGATCGGGGCCTCGATCGCGTTCGTGGTCTACTTCGCCATCGGCGGGTAG
- a CDS encoding S46 family peptidase → MKRLLLALLLASPLAGRADEGMWTYDAFPSDRVARKYGFDPSTAWLDRARLASARLARGCSASFVSDGGLVMTNHHCVHECVEELSSAGKDLVATGFLARTGADELRCPAMQVDQLLRITDVTKRVHGALAGLQGARFNAALYAQKAAIEKECQGTDPGLRCELVELYHGGVYSLYQYRRYDDVRLVFAPEFAIAFFGGDPDNFMFPRYDLDVAFIRVYQGGKPARTADHFTWSPAGAPAGALTFVSGNPGKTERLLTVAQLAYVRDHALPDALERLAEERGLLTGFQLTGPEAKRVSTSRLFYNENSVKARRGQLAALRDPAFFATKVAEENKLRAALRRDPAKARKYLPAWDRIAAAQVRALSLEIPYDWLELLPSGRSRIGGDLFWMARHLVRAADERRKPDGERLKEYRDTALPSLADSVTSTAPIDAAYETVRLGFWLEKVRERLGTDHAAVKHALGSASPAEVARKVVAGTALRDPAVRKALWEGGAAAVDASKDPLLALARAADADARAVRKQWEDEVDSVEIQNQALIAQARFAVYGRSIYPDATFSPRLSYGQVKGWKQDGREVAPFTTFAGAFERHTGSEPYALPKSWLDAKPRLDLATPLDFVTDNDIIGGNSGSPVFDRDLRIVGLAFDGNLASLGGDYGFDDSANRAVAVHSSAIVHALARIYGADRLVSELGAAPAGAAGAAPPPGATRSTK, encoded by the coding sequence GTGAAGCGACTCCTCCTCGCGCTCCTCCTCGCCTCCCCGCTCGCCGGCCGCGCCGACGAGGGCATGTGGACCTACGACGCGTTCCCCTCGGATCGCGTGGCCCGCAAGTACGGTTTCGATCCGTCCACCGCGTGGCTGGACCGCGCCCGCCTCGCCTCCGCCCGCCTCGCCCGCGGCTGCTCGGCGTCGTTCGTGTCGGACGGCGGCCTGGTGATGACCAACCACCACTGCGTGCACGAGTGCGTGGAGGAGCTCTCCAGCGCCGGCAAGGACCTGGTGGCGACCGGGTTCCTGGCGCGCACGGGCGCGGACGAGCTGCGGTGCCCCGCGATGCAGGTGGACCAGCTGCTCCGGATCACGGACGTGACGAAGCGGGTGCACGGCGCGCTGGCGGGCCTCCAGGGCGCGCGCTTCAACGCCGCGCTCTACGCGCAGAAGGCCGCGATCGAGAAGGAGTGCCAGGGCACCGACCCGGGCCTGCGCTGCGAGCTGGTGGAGCTGTACCACGGCGGCGTCTACAGCCTGTACCAGTACCGCCGCTACGACGACGTGCGACTGGTGTTCGCGCCGGAGTTCGCCATCGCGTTCTTCGGCGGCGATCCCGACAACTTCATGTTCCCGCGGTACGACCTCGACGTCGCGTTCATCCGCGTGTACCAGGGCGGCAAGCCGGCGCGGACCGCGGACCACTTCACCTGGTCGCCCGCCGGGGCCCCTGCCGGCGCGCTCACGTTCGTCTCCGGGAACCCCGGCAAGACCGAGCGGCTGCTGACCGTGGCGCAGCTCGCGTACGTGCGCGACCACGCGCTGCCGGATGCGCTGGAGCGGCTGGCGGAGGAGCGCGGCCTGCTCACCGGGTTCCAGCTCACCGGCCCGGAGGCGAAGCGCGTCTCCACCTCCCGGCTCTTCTACAACGAGAACAGCGTCAAGGCGCGCCGCGGCCAGCTCGCCGCGCTCCGCGATCCGGCGTTCTTCGCGACGAAGGTGGCGGAGGAGAACAAGCTCCGCGCCGCGCTCCGCCGCGACCCGGCGAAGGCCCGGAAGTACCTTCCGGCCTGGGACCGCATCGCGGCCGCGCAGGTGCGGGCGCTCTCGCTGGAGATCCCCTACGACTGGCTCGAGCTCCTGCCCTCCGGGCGCAGCCGGATCGGCGGCGACCTGTTCTGGATGGCGCGCCACCTGGTGCGCGCGGCGGACGAGCGCAGGAAGCCGGACGGCGAGCGGCTGAAGGAGTACCGTGACACCGCCCTCCCCTCCCTGGCGGACAGCGTCACCAGCACGGCGCCCATCGACGCGGCCTACGAGACGGTCCGCCTCGGGTTCTGGCTGGAGAAGGTGCGGGAGCGGCTCGGGACGGATCACGCCGCGGTGAAGCACGCGCTCGGATCCGCCTCGCCCGCCGAGGTCGCGCGCAAGGTGGTCGCCGGCACGGCGCTGCGCGACCCGGCGGTCCGCAAGGCGCTCTGGGAAGGCGGCGCGGCGGCGGTCGACGCCAGCAAGGACCCGCTCCTCGCGCTCGCGCGCGCCGCGGACGCCGACGCGCGCGCGGTCCGCAAGCAGTGGGAGGACGAGGTCGACTCGGTCGAGATCCAGAACCAGGCGCTCATCGCCCAGGCCCGCTTCGCGGTGTACGGCCGGAGCATCTACCCGGACGCCACCTTCTCGCCGCGGCTCTCCTACGGCCAGGTGAAGGGCTGGAAGCAGGACGGCCGCGAGGTGGCGCCGTTCACCACCTTCGCGGGCGCGTTCGAGCGCCACACCGGCAGCGAGCCGTACGCGCTCCCGAAGAGCTGGCTGGACGCGAAGCCCCGCCTCGACCTGGCCACGCCGCTCGACTTCGTCACCGACAACGACATCATCGGCGGGAACTCGGGCTCACCGGTGTTCGACCGCGACCTCCGCATCGTGGGGCTGGCCTTCGACGGGAACCTGGCCTCGCTCGGCGGCGACTACGGGTTCGACGATTCGGCGAACCGCGCCGTGGCGGTCCACTCGTCCGCCATCGTCCACGCGCTGGCGCGCATCTACGGCGCCGACCGGCTGGTGTCCGAGCTCGGCGCCGCGCCGGCCGGGGCCGCCGGGGCGGCCCCCCCGCCGGGCGCCACCCGCAGCACGAAGTAG
- a CDS encoding ABC transporter substrate-binding protein — translation MIRRAAAPGLALVLALGAGLPGPAAAAIPPASGGELRVLLPATPRVGDPAQATAPQDLALVRALQATLVEVDASGGLAPGLLAELPAPEPGGTAYRLRLRPGLRFGDGTPLRAADVAASLARLLARSGPAREPSPHAWVLLPVLGADAVLEGRAVAPAGLEVLSELELRVVLAFPFPELPWALAALPSAVVSSRGAGAGPFVLDGHEAGAVRLAPNPHAVRGLPFADRLLLGAAEARGAARALERRQAELAIRPEAVSDGAVPAAPLTVTLLALQRSRLGAGTEAVRRAVEAVDRAELARRFVRGPSVPLETLVPPAILPGRPRPRPGRLATAPAPRQLTLLVPAGAPEALAAADRLQVKLHDAGIRVSVETAPPERFAARLAAGDCGAAIGSVPVLGLRPALAAGQVALATRGPAAARQAMAALAGLEGPAALARVAELERSLDLVPLFASGQRASPAPALQGAAPRADGGIDPGDLWLLGGGAP, via the coding sequence GTGATCCGACGCGCCGCCGCGCCCGGCCTCGCGCTCGTCCTCGCGCTCGGCGCCGGCCTCCCCGGCCCGGCGGCGGCCGCGATCCCGCCCGCGTCGGGCGGCGAGCTCCGCGTGCTGCTCCCCGCGACGCCGCGCGTCGGCGATCCGGCGCAGGCCACCGCACCCCAGGACCTCGCGCTGGTGCGCGCGCTGCAGGCCACGCTCGTGGAGGTCGACGCGAGCGGCGGCCTCGCCCCGGGCCTGCTCGCCGAGCTCCCGGCGCCCGAGCCGGGCGGGACCGCCTACCGGCTCCGCCTGCGCCCCGGCCTGCGCTTCGGCGACGGCACGCCGCTCCGCGCCGCGGACGTGGCGGCCAGCCTGGCGCGCCTGCTCGCCCGGAGCGGCCCGGCGCGCGAGCCGTCTCCGCACGCCTGGGTGCTGCTGCCGGTGCTGGGCGCGGACGCGGTGCTGGAGGGGCGCGCCGTGGCGCCCGCTGGGCTCGAGGTGCTCTCGGAGCTGGAGCTGCGCGTCGTGCTCGCGTTCCCGTTCCCGGAGCTCCCCTGGGCGCTCGCCGCGCTCCCGTCGGCGGTGGTGTCGTCGCGGGGCGCGGGCGCCGGCCCGTTCGTGCTCGACGGGCACGAGGCGGGCGCCGTCCGGCTCGCGCCCAACCCGCACGCGGTGCGCGGCCTGCCGTTCGCGGATCGCCTGCTGCTCGGCGCCGCCGAGGCGCGGGGCGCGGCGCGCGCGCTCGAGCGCCGGCAGGCGGAGCTCGCCATCCGGCCGGAGGCGGTCTCGGACGGCGCCGTCCCCGCCGCGCCGCTCACCGTCACGCTGCTGGCGCTGCAGCGGTCGCGCCTGGGCGCGGGCACCGAGGCGGTGCGGCGGGCGGTGGAGGCGGTGGACCGTGCCGAGCTGGCCCGCCGGTTCGTGCGCGGCCCCTCCGTGCCGCTCGAGACGCTGGTGCCCCCGGCCATCCTGCCCGGGCGGCCGCGCCCGCGCCCGGGCCGGCTCGCGACGGCGCCGGCGCCGCGGCAGCTCACCCTGCTCGTCCCGGCCGGCGCGCCCGAGGCCCTCGCCGCCGCGGACCGGCTGCAGGTGAAGCTCCACGACGCCGGGATCCGCGTGTCGGTGGAGACCGCGCCGCCGGAGCGCTTCGCGGCGCGCCTCGCCGCCGGCGACTGCGGGGCGGCGATCGGCTCCGTCCCGGTGCTCGGGCTGCGCCCGGCGCTCGCCGCCGGCCAGGTGGCGCTCGCGACCCGCGGCCCGGCCGCCGCGCGCCAGGCCATGGCCGCGCTCGCCGGGCTGGAGGGCCCGGCCGCGCTGGCGCGCGTCGCCGAGCTGGAGCGGTCGCTGGACCTCGTGCCGCTGTTCGCGTCCGGCCAGCGCGCCTCGCCGGCGCCGGCGCTCCAGGGCGCGGCGCCGCGCGCCGACGGCGGGATCGATCCGGGCGATCTGTGGCTGCTGGGGGGAGGCGCGCCATGA
- the nadA gene encoding quinolinate synthase NadA codes for MTLPVVPIHDPVAHPVSGSDLPAAEVAGLEAEIRALAKEKDAVILAHNYQVPEVQNVADHVGDSLQLAILGQKVPQSTIVFCGVHFMAESAKVLAPDKRVLLPNLSAGCSLADSITAESLEDWKARYPGHAVVTYVNSTAEVKALSDICCTSANAASVVRSLPQQKILFTPDRNLGRWVAAKVPEKEVVVYDGCCPVHDVLRSANVEKVRASRPEAVVIAHPECRADVIDVADVVCSTTAMISAVEKFPSARTFIVATEHGIVHQMKKRWPDREFIVADGCIGCRMHCPYMKMIDLLMIRDALVRGKHEVRVEPDVAAGARRALERMIAVPRDA; via the coding sequence ATGACCCTGCCCGTCGTCCCCATCCACGACCCCGTCGCGCACCCCGTCAGCGGCAGCGACCTCCCCGCCGCCGAGGTGGCCGGGCTCGAGGCGGAGATCCGCGCCCTGGCGAAGGAGAAGGACGCGGTCATCCTGGCGCACAACTACCAGGTGCCCGAGGTGCAGAACGTGGCCGACCACGTCGGCGACTCGCTGCAGCTCGCCATCCTGGGCCAGAAGGTGCCGCAGTCCACCATCGTGTTCTGCGGCGTGCACTTCATGGCCGAGTCGGCCAAGGTGCTGGCGCCCGACAAGCGCGTGCTCCTGCCGAACCTGTCCGCGGGCTGCTCGCTGGCGGACTCGATCACCGCCGAGTCGCTGGAGGACTGGAAGGCGCGCTACCCGGGCCACGCGGTGGTGACCTACGTGAACTCCACCGCCGAGGTGAAGGCGCTCTCCGACATCTGCTGCACCAGCGCGAACGCCGCCTCGGTGGTGCGCTCGCTGCCGCAGCAGAAGATCCTGTTCACGCCGGACCGGAACCTGGGCCGCTGGGTGGCGGCGAAGGTGCCGGAGAAGGAGGTGGTGGTCTACGACGGCTGCTGCCCCGTGCACGACGTGCTGCGCTCGGCCAACGTGGAGAAGGTGCGCGCCAGCCGCCCCGAGGCGGTGGTCATCGCGCACCCGGAGTGCCGTGCCGACGTGATCGACGTCGCCGACGTGGTCTGCTCCACCACCGCCATGATCTCCGCGGTGGAGAAGTTCCCGTCGGCCCGGACGTTCATCGTCGCCACCGAGCACGGCATCGTGCACCAGATGAAGAAGCGCTGGCCGGATCGCGAGTTCATCGTGGCCGACGGCTGCATCGGCTGTCGCATGCACTGCCCCTACATGAAGATGATCGACCTGCTCATGATCCGCGACGCGCTGGTGCGCGGGAAGCACGAGGTGAGGGTCGAGCCGGACGTCGCCGCCGGCGCGCGCCGCGCGCTGGAGCGGATGATCGCGGTGCCGCGGGACGCGTGA
- a CDS encoding MXAN_5187 family protein translates to MNRLKLWLYALIVVGAGAASLHLLTSDLRASALRQLDARLQAGAGRLAAAQHALQAEANGAAVLAARDGALLQALAPAAAAGKARGVAAAEPDAAARGTALDAAAAAALAAAQSELGTALAGARAVAVDAAELDRRAAQPAADADVVAALREALAGKARRVYARAQGGLAVTVAVPAGASGALAVVVPLDAAWLRGVAAGTGVDLTLAVPGAKVASSAPAGADELAASARGGAGRERDAGRLAPVKVDVLGVAIGAHGFLTGAAPAHRVLAVPVAGVQDAALVVSAQAAPALAPVVRLQWNGAALLAVLLVLGLLFGVLVRSAEPAPDVPPDLLAAADRIGRGDFGARAPAMAGKMGTLSAALNRATEAAGAAAHGPAPSLTQEFFAAPAPAPEPESFQLPPRPPPAPVPPPPAAGATQRLDVSALQGGAFAAAAVPAPAARPPPAIVPDPPQAAPADLLQAAARATAPEPPTDEEHWREVFRDFLRVRGECGEPVEGLTYERFRQKLEQNRATLVAKYGCRTVRFQVYVKEGKTALKATPVR, encoded by the coding sequence ATGAACCGGCTCAAGCTCTGGCTCTATGCGCTCATCGTGGTCGGGGCCGGTGCGGCCTCGCTCCACCTCCTCACCTCGGACCTCCGGGCGAGCGCCCTGCGCCAGCTCGACGCGCGGTTGCAGGCCGGCGCGGGCCGCCTCGCCGCGGCGCAGCACGCGCTGCAGGCGGAGGCGAACGGCGCCGCAGTGCTCGCCGCCCGCGACGGCGCGCTGCTCCAGGCGCTCGCCCCGGCAGCCGCCGCCGGGAAGGCGCGCGGCGTCGCCGCCGCGGAGCCGGACGCGGCCGCGCGCGGGACCGCGCTCGATGCGGCGGCGGCGGCCGCGCTGGCCGCCGCGCAGTCCGAGCTGGGAACCGCGCTGGCGGGCGCCCGCGCGGTGGCGGTGGACGCGGCCGAGCTGGATCGGCGCGCGGCCCAGCCGGCGGCGGACGCCGACGTCGTGGCCGCGCTGCGCGAGGCGCTCGCCGGGAAGGCGCGGCGCGTGTACGCCCGGGCGCAGGGCGGGCTCGCGGTCACCGTGGCCGTCCCGGCCGGCGCGTCCGGCGCGCTCGCGGTCGTGGTCCCGCTCGACGCCGCGTGGCTGCGCGGCGTCGCCGCGGGCACCGGCGTGGACCTGACCCTGGCCGTGCCGGGCGCGAAGGTGGCGTCCTCGGCGCCGGCCGGCGCGGACGAGCTCGCGGCCTCCGCGCGCGGGGGCGCCGGACGCGAGCGCGACGCGGGCCGGCTCGCGCCGGTGAAGGTGGATGTGCTCGGCGTCGCCATCGGCGCGCACGGGTTCCTGACCGGCGCCGCCCCGGCGCACCGGGTGCTGGCCGTGCCGGTCGCCGGCGTGCAGGACGCGGCGCTGGTGGTGTCCGCGCAGGCCGCGCCGGCGCTCGCGCCGGTGGTGCGGCTGCAGTGGAACGGCGCGGCGCTCCTCGCGGTCCTGCTGGTGCTCGGGCTGCTGTTCGGCGTGCTGGTGCGCAGCGCCGAGCCGGCGCCGGACGTGCCGCCCGACCTCCTCGCCGCCGCGGACCGGATCGGCCGCGGCGACTTCGGCGCCCGCGCGCCGGCCATGGCCGGCAAGATGGGCACGCTCTCGGCCGCGCTGAACCGGGCCACCGAGGCGGCCGGCGCCGCGGCGCACGGCCCGGCCCCGTCGCTGACGCAGGAGTTCTTCGCCGCGCCGGCGCCCGCCCCCGAGCCGGAGAGCTTCCAGCTCCCGCCGCGCCCGCCGCCCGCCCCGGTCCCCCCGCCGCCCGCCGCCGGCGCGACGCAGCGGCTCGACGTCAGCGCGCTCCAGGGCGGCGCGTTCGCGGCGGCGGCGGTGCCCGCCCCGGCGGCTCGCCCGCCGCCGGCGATCGTGCCCGACCCGCCGCAGGCAGCGCCCGCAGACCTGCTGCAGGCCGCCGCGCGCGCCACCGCGCCGGAGCCGCCGACCGACGAGGAGCACTGGCGCGAGGTCTTCCGAGACTTCCTCCGGGTGCGCGGCGAGTGCGGCGAGCCGGTCGAGGGGCTCACCTACGAGCGCTTCCGGCAGAAGCTCGAGCAGAATCGCGCCACGCTGGTGGCGAAGTACGGCTGCCGCACGGTCCGCTTCCAGGTCTACGTGAAGGAAGGGAAGACCGCTCTCAAGGCGACGCCGGTGCGGTAG
- a CDS encoding SAM-dependent methyltransferase codes for MRLVVTTPLRPSAEEERDAVLAAARYDLPYAARGGRALTRVVAAAGGEAALVLSATRAVLVAGGAEHAWSPGMGILRMKRVLAARASGRPAAPPDRDPFTEAAGLEPGDRVLDCTAGLGADALVAAGAVGPRGEVVGIESSRALAAWTGEGMRRLEHEPARRVEIRCADHAAFLAGAADRSFDVVVFDPMFRHARAEPGGFDVVRRLADARPLAAEALAEARRVARRWVVVKDGAPGWDLARLGLVPMASARGAHRYYARVEAR; via the coding sequence GTGCGCCTCGTCGTCACCACCCCGCTCCGCCCGTCCGCCGAGGAGGAGCGCGACGCCGTGCTCGCCGCGGCGCGCTACGACCTGCCCTACGCCGCGCGCGGCGGGCGGGCGCTCACCCGCGTGGTCGCGGCCGCGGGCGGCGAGGCCGCGCTCGTCCTCTCCGCCACGCGCGCGGTGCTGGTGGCGGGCGGGGCCGAGCACGCCTGGTCGCCGGGGATGGGCATCCTCAGGATGAAGCGGGTGCTGGCGGCGCGCGCGTCCGGCCGGCCCGCGGCGCCGCCGGATCGCGACCCGTTCACCGAGGCGGCGGGGCTCGAGCCGGGCGACCGCGTGCTCGATTGCACGGCCGGCCTCGGCGCGGATGCGCTGGTGGCGGCTGGGGCGGTCGGGCCCCGCGGCGAGGTGGTGGGGATCGAGTCCTCGCGCGCGCTGGCAGCGTGGACCGGCGAGGGGATGCGAAGGCTGGAGCACGAGCCGGCGAGGCGGGTGGAGATCCGCTGCGCCGACCACGCGGCGTTCCTGGCCGGGGCGGCGGATCGGTCCTTCGACGTGGTGGTGTTCGATCCGATGTTCCGGCACGCGCGGGCGGAGCCGGGCGGGTTCGACGTGGTCCGGCGGCTCGCCGACGCGCGGCCGCTCGCGGCGGAGGCGCTGGCCGAGGCGCGGCGGGTGGCGCGGCGCTGGGTGGTGGTGAAGGACGGCGCGCCGGGGTGGGATCTGGCGCGGCTGGGGCTGGTGCCGATGGCGAGCGCGCGGGGGGCGCATCGGTACTATGCGAGGGTCGAGGCGAGGTGA